In one window of Tripterygium wilfordii isolate XIE 37 chromosome 1, ASM1340144v1, whole genome shotgun sequence DNA:
- the LOC119995625 gene encoding uncharacterized protein LOC119995625, translating to MSDDGSSGSNAAKSSTGSDAANPFFLHSSDHPDLILVSKKLNGNNYNTWSRAMRIAVRAIAMGTICWASKNQDWRCNDMVLSWILGSLEPDLADSVIYLPTAHEIWVDLHERFSQGNAPYLFQIQREINSLTQGQLSMAAYFTKLKGLWDELAAHSDNPLPTARQAYSSVSQEEKQRELGAIKLPDTAAMAVRADARSCQDRPPLYCSHYDVDHHTKETCWQLHGYPPGHPRYGKQPQFNPRNNNRSHNGKGGPIIVLVVAMHLLMKLLRTP from the exons ATGAGTGATGACGGCTCTAGTGGCAGCAACGCTGCCAAATCTTCAACTGGCAGTGATGCTGCCAACCCTTTTTTCCTGCACTCTTCGGATCATCCTGACCTGATCCTTGTCTCAAAAAAACTCAATGGCAACAATTACAATACCTGGTCTCGTGCTATGCGTATTGCcgttagagcaattgcaatgggaaCAATTTGCTGGGCCAGCAAAAATCAAGACTGg AGATGCAATGATATGGTTCTTTCATGGATTTTGGGCTCTTTGGAGCCGGACCTTGCTGATAGTGTGATCTACTTGCCTACCGCCCATGAAATATGGGTTGATCTTCACGAGCGTTTTTCTCAAGGTAATGCTCCTTATCTCTTTCAGATTCAACGGGAAATCAACTCTCTTACTCAAGGTCAGTTGTCTATGGCTGCCTATTTTACAAAACTCAAAGGACTTTGGGATGAGTTAGCTGCGCACAGTGATAAT CCTCTTCCTACGGCTCGACAAGCCTACTCTTCTGTTtctcaagaagaaaaacaacgCGAACTTGGTGCCATCAAACTGCCAGATACTGCTGCCATGGCTGTTCGCGCTGATGCCCGATCCTGTCAAGATCGGCCTCCGCTTTACTGCTCTCACTATGATGTTGATCACCACACCAAGGAGACTTGTTGGCAGCTTCATGGTTACCCTCCTGGTCACCCACGGTATGGAAAGCAACCTCAGTTCAACCCACGCAACAACAATCGTTCTCACAATGGCAAAGGGGGTCCAATAATCGTTCTCGTGGTGGCCATGCATCTGCTAATGAAGTTACTTCGAACACCATGA